One sulfur-oxidizing endosymbiont of Gigantopelta aegis genomic region harbors:
- the minE gene encoding cell division topological specificity factor MinE has translation MGILNFFRTEKKKTANLAKDRLQIIVAHQRSGSHPDADYLPKLKEEILKVISKYVDIDPDQIKVQLDTNDKNCPILELNVALPEDSKLIK, from the coding sequence ATGGGTATTTTAAATTTCTTTCGCACAGAAAAGAAAAAAACAGCCAACCTTGCTAAGGATCGACTACAGATCATCGTTGCTCACCAACGCAGTGGTAGCCATCCTGATGCGGATTATTTACCCAAGCTAAAAGAAGAAATTCTTAAGGTCATTAGTAAGTACGTGGATATCGATCCCGATCAAATCAAGGTACAACTCGATACCAATGATAAGAATTGCCCTATTCTGGAATTGAATGTAGCATTACCTGAAGACAGTAAATTGATAAAGTAA